The following proteins are co-located in the Candidatus Atribacteria bacterium genome:
- a CDS encoding insulinase family protein, which translates to MPYVESTAIVFGIGTGSRYEKQKHQGISHLIEHMLFKGTNKRKDTFEISQAIEGIGGEINASTSKEITYLYAKVPKEQFEVAFEVLADIIIDSLIREEDLRVEKNIIVEEIKKYQDIPEELVEILLDKIMWKNHPLGKPILGEEKSIVNIQREDLLSYINTFYRPNNLVISAAGNIKTEKVVLQAEKYFKTIREGEIKNYLPAKDHQKNTQIGIKFKKSNQTHLSFGFPGISRLDPDKYSLDLLDIILGSGLSSRLFQKIRVKKSLAYDIHSFVQYFNDIGAFNIYAGIDSNKLRETIQTILEELNQIKDNNLKEDELRKAKEMYKGALILSLESPLNRAFWMGNRMLLHDRVSTFDEIKEKIEEVKVTDIQKMAQHIFIKDKINLSIVGPFKEKDKEEYNSLLQEL; encoded by the coding sequence ATGCCTTATGTAGAGTCAACGGCAATTGTTTTCGGAATAGGAACTGGATCAAGGTATGAAAAACAAAAACATCAAGGAATTTCTCACTTAATCGAACATATGTTGTTTAAAGGTACCAACAAGAGAAAGGATACTTTTGAAATATCTCAGGCTATAGAAGGTATTGGCGGAGAGATAAACGCTTCTACTTCTAAAGAGATAACTTATCTATATGCCAAAGTTCCCAAGGAACAATTTGAAGTTGCTTTTGAGGTGTTAGCCGATATCATAATAGATTCATTAATAAGAGAAGAAGACCTTCGTGTGGAAAAAAACATAATAGTCGAAGAAATTAAAAAATATCAGGATATACCAGAGGAATTAGTGGAAATCTTATTGGATAAGATAATGTGGAAAAATCATCCTTTGGGAAAACCTATTCTCGGAGAAGAAAAGAGCATAGTCAATATTCAAAGAGAAGACCTTTTATCATATATAAATACTTTTTATCGTCCGAACAATCTGGTAATAAGTGCGGCTGGTAATATTAAGACAGAAAAAGTAGTGCTGCAGGCTGAAAAATATTTTAAAACAATTAGAGAAGGTGAAATTAAAAATTATTTACCTGCGAAGGATCATCAGAAAAATACTCAAATAGGGATAAAATTTAAAAAGAGTAATCAGACCCATCTTTCTTTTGGTTTTCCCGGAATTTCTCGCTTGGATCCCGATAAATACTCTCTGGATCTGTTAGATATAATATTGGGTTCGGGATTGAGTTCGCGGCTTTTTCAGAAAATAAGAGTGAAAAAAAGTTTGGCATATGATATCCATTCGTTTGTTCAGTATTTTAACGATATCGGCGCTTTTAATATTTATGCTGGCATCGATTCAAATAAACTGAGAGAAACTATCCAGACAATTTTAGAGGAGCTTAACCAGATAAAAGATAATAATTTAAAAGAAGATGAATTGAGAAAAGCAAAAGAAATGTATAAAGGTGCATTAATCTTAAGTTTGGAAAGCCCCTTAAACCGGGCATTTTGGATGGGGAACAGGATGCTTTTGCACGATAGAGTTTCGACGTTTGACGAAATAAAAGAAAAAATTGAAGAAGTAAAAGTAACAGATATTCAGAAAATGGCACAACATATTTTTATTAAAGATAAAATAAATTTATCTATTGTCGGTCCCTTCAAAGAAAAGGATAAGGAAGAATACAATTCTCTCCTACAAGAATTGTGA